In one window of Solanum pennellii chromosome 2, SPENNV200 DNA:
- the LOC107011600 gene encoding amino acid transporter AVT3C-like, whose translation MGFGKNRASSSSHVLRIPREDTPLLANTQHLSSSSKTFANVFIAVVGAGVLGLPYSFKKTGWFMGSLMLLSVSFLTYYCMMLLIYSRRKLESHYKVIKISSFGDLGYAVCGSIGRCTVDAMIVLSQAGFCISYLIFIANTLAHLFNYSNPKILGLSPKKVYIWSCFPFQLGLNSIPTLTHLAPLSIFADVVDLGAMGVVIVEDVLIFLKNRPVLEAFGGFSFFLYGLGVSIYAFEGVGMVLPLEAEMKDKDKFGKILGLSMVFITLMYGSFGVLGYFAFGEETKDIITTNLGRGLLSTLVQIGLCINLFLSFPLMMNPVYEVMERRFCEGRYSFWLRWIMVLAVTLVGLMVPNFADFLSLVGSSVCIVLGIVLPALFHLIVFNKELSWHGLAVDAALVLMGAVLAVYGTYSSMLETFGVKA comes from the coding sequence ATGGGGTTTGGTAAAAATAGAGCAAGTTCATCTTCCCATGTTCTGCGAATCCCAAGAGAAGATACACCACTTTTAGCAAACACCCAACACCTTTCTTCATCTTCCAAAACTTTTGCTAATGTTTTTATAGCAGTAGTTGGAGCTGGAGTTCTTGGCCTTCCTTATAGTTTCAAGAAAACAGGATGGTTTATGGGTTCTTTAATGCTTTTATCAGTATCCTTTCTTACTTACTATTGTATGATGCTTCTGATCTATTCGAGGCGTAAGCTTGAATCCCATTACAAAGTTATCAAGATTTCATCTTTTGGTGATCTGGGATATGCTGTTTGTGGATCAATAGGTAGATGTACTGTTGATGCTATGATTGTTCTTTCCCAAGCTGGATTTTGCATCAGTTACTTGATTTTTATAGCCAATACTTTAGCACACTTGTTCAATTATTCAAATCCCAAAATCTTGGGTTTGTCACCTAAAAAGGTGTATATTTGGAGTTGTTTCCCATTTCAGTTGGGGTTGAATTCAATTCCTACACTCACCCATTTAGCCCCTTTGAGTATATTTGCTGATGTTGTTGATTTGGGTGCTATGGGGGTTGTTATAGTTGAGGATGTATTGATTTTTCTCAAGAATAGACCAGTTCTTGAAGCATTTGGTGGGTTTAGTTTTTTCTTGTATGGTCTTGGTGTATCTATCTATGCTTTTGAAGGTGTTGGAATGGTTTTACCTTTAGAAGCAGAGATGAAAGACAAGGACAAATTTGGGAAAATTTTGGGTTTGTCTATGGTTTTcattactttgatgtatggttCTTTTGGAGTATTGGGTTATTTTGCCTTTGGTGAAGAGACTAAAGATATAATCACTACTAATCTTGGGAGAGGATTGTTAAGCACCTTAGTACAGATTGGACTATGCATAAATCTGTTTTTATCTTTCCCACTTATGATGAACCCTGTTTATGAAGTGATGGAAAGAAGATTTTGTGAAGGAAGATACTCTTTTTGGCTGAGATGGATTATGGTTTTGGCAGTTACCTTAGTGGGATTGATGGTGCCAAATTTTGCTGATTTCTTGTCACTAGTTGGGAGTAGTGTGTGCATTGTTCTTGGCATTGTGTTGCCTGCTCTGTTTCACTTAATTGTGTTCAACAAAGAACTAAGCTGGCATGGTTTAGCTGTTGATGCTGCACTTGTTTTAATGGGTGCAGTTCTTGCAGTCTATGGAACTTACTCTTCCATGTTGGAGACTTTTGGAGTCAAAGCATGA